In the Yoonia rosea genome, TTGGTTTGCATTTTCTGGGCGTTATCCGCGTGCCGCTGCTTTACCGCGAAGCCAAGATTGAAAGCACGGCCGAACCGACAACGATGATCGGCGCCTATGTTATGGGGCTTGCATTCGGCTTTGGCTGGACGCCCTGCGTCGGCCCCGCACTTGCGGCAATCCTGATGGTTGCCAGCGGGATGGGTGACATCTGGCGCGGTGGCCTGCTCTTGCTGGTATACGGCCTTGCGATGACAGCACCGTTTGTTGTGGCCGCTTTTTTCGCCCGCCCGTTCCTGAGCTGGCTTCAGCGCAACCGCAAATATCTGGCGCATGTTGAACGCGTCATGGGTGTGATGCTGATCATCTTTGCTGTGCTGATCGGAACCAATTCGGTCAATTACATCGCCCAGTGGATGATCGAAGTCATGCCTGCATTTACCAACCTAGGATAAAGGAAGTGACCATGATTTCTCGCCGTTTTCTCGCGCTTGCAGCGCTTGTTCTGGCTCTCCCGGCTTTTGCTACGCCTTTGGGTGACGACGGTCTGCACAAGGCCGATTGGATGCATGACACCTTCAAGGATCTGCGCGAGGACCTTGCCGAGGCGAATGCCGAAGGCAAGCGCCTTCTGATCATTATAGAGCAGCGCGGATGCATCTATTGCACCAAGATGCACGAAGAGGTTTTCCCAACCCCCGAAATCTCTGCGATGCTGAATGAGGCATTCTTCGTCATCCAGATCAATATGTTCGGGGATGTCGAAGTAACGGATTTTGACGGGACCACTTTACCCGAAAAAGACATGGTGCGTCGCTGGAATGCCCTGTTCACGCCGACAATGATGTTCTTCCCCCAAGAAGTGGAAGAAGGCCAGATCGCGACCCAGGCGGCCGTTGCCGTTATGCCGGGGGCCTTTGGGCGCTGGACTACGTTGAACCTGCTCAACTGGATCAATGACGAAGGCTATCTTGGTGAAGAACCCTTCCAAAAATACCATGCAAGGATCATTCAGGAGCAGGGAATAACAGAATAAAATCAGATGGTTGAGTGTAAACATTCAAATAAATGATTTTGTTGTTGCGATTCTGACAACCTGTAGTCTACGGTATACGAAACACATTTGTGATCCAGGGAGGGACCATGAAGCGGATTCTTAGCACAGGTGTCGCGATTGCCATTGCGACCGTTGGCTTTGCTGAAGGAATGATGCCTGATGACGTCGTTTACAGCGAGTATGGCGAAATCGAGGCGTCCTTGTCCGGTCAACCGGGCGATGCAGCGGCAGGTCTTGAAATCATGGTTTCACGTGGCAAGGGCAATTGCATTGCATGTCATCAGGTGACCGCTCTGGAAGAATACCCGTTCCACGGCGAAGTCGGCCCATCGCTTGACGGTGTGGGCGAATACCGTACCGCAGCCGAGCTGCGTGGCATTATCGCAAATGCGAAGATGACCTATGAGGGGACCATCATGCCGGCGTTCTACCGCACAAGCGGGTTCACCCGCCCGGGCAACGCTTTCACCGGAAAAGCCGCAGAGGGCGAACTGTCCCCGCTGCTGACCGCTCAGGAAATCGAAGATGTGGTCGCATATCTTCAGACACTTAAAGACTGATCTGCAACTGGCAGACCGATAGGAGACCCTATGAAACTTACACGTAGACATACGCTTATGATGGCGTTCGGCTCCGCGCTCGCAGCTGTTATGCCGTTTCGTGCATTCGCTGCCGTCGAGGACAATATTGCAGCGTTTACCGGTGGTGCCGCTGTCGGAAGCGAGGGCATCACGTTGATTGCCCCAGAAATCGCAGAGAACGGCAACACCGTGCCGATCGAAGTGAATGCGCCGGGTGCAGAGGCGATCATCGTCTTCGCAGCAGGCAATCCGACACCTTCGGTTGCGACATTCAATTTCGGTCCGATGGCCGCGTCCCAATCTGCAGCGACACGCATCCGTCTTGCAGGCACGCAGGATGTCGTCGCGATCGCCCGCATGCCTGACGGCAGCTTTGTGCAAGCCAGTCAGGAAGTAAAAGTGACCATTGGCGGCTGCGGCGGCTGAGTGAGGAAGAAAACAAATGGCAGATAATGTAACACCCCGCGTTCGCGTCCCCCGTGATGCCACCGCTGGCGAAGAAATCACCATCAAGACCCTGATCAGCCATCCGATGGAGTCTGGCCAGCGCAAAGATGGCGACGGCAATGTGATCCCGCGCTCGATCATCAACCGTTTCACATGCACGTTCAACGGCGAGACAGTGATCGATGTCACGCTGGAGCCGGCGATTTCAACGAACCCGTATTTCGAGTTCCAGGCCATCGTGCCAGAGAGCGGGACGTTCGAATTCACTTGGTATGATGATGACGGCGCCGTCTACACCGACAGCAAAGATATTACCGTCGGGTAACCGCGGAACACACGCCAGGGAGGGCCGATGTCTATGAAATCACTGTTTAAGGGCGGTATTGCCGCCGTCGCAATTCTTTCCGCTTTTGCGGCTAATGCGGACGAAGAAGCAGATCTCGTCATCAACGAAGAGATCGAGATCACAGTCCGGACCGATGCGCCAGCGCATCTTGAAAACTTGAGTACAATCTACTCGGGTTGGGTGTTTCGCTCGACGGAAACACAAGCTTTGCAGATGGATGATTTCGAAAACCCCGGCATGATCTTTGTTGATGATGCGATCGCTGCATGGAACACCGCTGAGGGCACAGAGGGTCAGTCCTGTGCGGCCTGTCACGGTGCGCCGGAAGAAATGGCCGGTGTGCGCGCTGTTTACCCAAAATGGAACGACGAAGCCGAAGAAGTGCGTACAATTGCGATGCAGGTCAACGGCTGCCGTACAGAACAGATGGGTGCTGACGAGTGGAAATATGACGGCACCGAGATGCTGAACATGGAAGCGCTCTTGGCGTCTGTATCACGCGGTATGCCAGTGAACGTGGCCATCGACGGACCCGTTCAGGCGATGTGGGAAAAGGGCCGTGAGCTTTATTATACACGGTTCGGCCAACTCGATCTGTCTTGCGCGAATTGCCATGAAGACAACTATGGCAACAACATCCGTGCCGATCACCTGAGCCAGGGTCAAATCAACGCATTCCCGACGTATCGCTTGAAGAACGCCAAGCTGAACGGCGTACAGGGACGCTTCCGTGGATGTATTCGTGACACCCGTGCGGAGACATATGCAGTCGGGTCTGAAGAATTCATCGCGCTGGAACTTTATGTGGCCTCACGCGGCAATGGCCTCTCGGTCGAAGGCCCGTCCGTCAGAAACTAATCCTCCTTGAACTGCCCGCTTCAACCAGTTTGAGGCGGGCATTTTCAAACCAAATATATTCATAAAATAGAATATGATAACACAAGAGGCTCGATAACTCACATGATCTCACGTCGCGATTTTCTGCAGGCCAGCATGGCGGCTTCGGCGATTGTCGGAGCATCGGGCTTTGGCAATTGGGGCAAGCTGGCTGCGCAGCAAGCGTTAAGCCAAAGCGATCTGCTTCAGTTTGACACCTTCGGGAACGTTTCGCTGATCCATATCACCGACATCCACGCCCAGTTGAAACCGATCTGGTTCCGCGAGCCTCAAATCAATCTTGGCGTTGGATCCAACAAAGGGGCAGTGCCACACATTACGGGCGCAGACTTCCGCAAGCTTTATGGCATCGAAGATGGCAGCGCGTCGCATTACGCGCTCAGCTATGACGATTTTACCGCGCTCGGTCAGGCCTATGGCAAGATGGGCGGCATGGACCGTGTCGCGACTGTCGTGAACAGCATCCGTGCGGACCGGCCCGATGCGTTGCTGCTGGATGGCGGCGATACATGGCACGGCTCTTACACTTGCTACAAAACCGAAGGGCAGGATGTCGTGAACATCATGAACCTGCTGAAACCCGATGCGATGACTTTCCACTGGGAATTCACGCTGGGATCTGACCGTGTCCGCGATATCGTGAGCGATCTGCCTTTTGCCGCGCTGGGACAGAATATTTTTGACGCCGAATGGGATGAACCCGCAGAGGATTTCCAGCCTTACCAGTTCTTTGAACGTGGCGGTGTAAAGATCGCGGTGATCGGGCAGGCCTTCCCCTATATGCCAATCGCTAACCCCGGTTGGATGTTCCCCGAGTATTCGTTCGGCATCCGCGACCAGCGCATGCAAGAAATGGTCGATGAGGTACGCGGGCAGGGGGCCGAACTTGTTGTCTGCCTTTCGCACAACGGTTTTGACGTGGACAAGAAGATGGCCGAGCG is a window encoding:
- a CDS encoding thioredoxin family protein; the protein is MISRRFLALAALVLALPAFATPLGDDGLHKADWMHDTFKDLREDLAEANAEGKRLLIIIEQRGCIYCTKMHEEVFPTPEISAMLNEAFFVIQINMFGDVEVTDFDGTTLPEKDMVRRWNALFTPTMMFFPQEVEEGQIATQAAVAVMPGAFGRWTTLNLLNWINDEGYLGEEPFQKYHARIIQEQGITE
- a CDS encoding cytochrome c biogenesis CcdA family protein → MLDVSFFGAAVAGLLSFFTPCVLPMVPFYLCYMAGTSMSELRSEDAISSSVQRRLIVSAVFFAFGVTTIFVLLGMGATAIGQAFGMWRDTLRYVAAGVLLIFGLHFLGVIRVPLLYREAKIESTAEPTTMIGAYVMGLAFGFGWTPCVGPALAAILMVASGMGDIWRGGLLLLVYGLAMTAPFVVAAFFARPFLSWLQRNRKYLAHVERVMGVMLIIFAVLIGTNSVNYIAQWMIEVMPAFTNLG
- the soxB gene encoding thiosulfohydrolase SoxB; its protein translation is MISRRDFLQASMAASAIVGASGFGNWGKLAAQQALSQSDLLQFDTFGNVSLIHITDIHAQLKPIWFREPQINLGVGSNKGAVPHITGADFRKLYGIEDGSASHYALSYDDFTALGQAYGKMGGMDRVATVVNSIRADRPDALLLDGGDTWHGSYTCYKTEGQDVVNIMNLLKPDAMTFHWEFTLGSDRVRDIVSDLPFAALGQNIFDAEWDEPAEDFQPYQFFERGGVKIAVIGQAFPYMPIANPGWMFPEYSFGIRDQRMQEMVDEVRGQGAELVVCLSHNGFDVDKKMAERVTGIDVILAGHTHDALPEPVLIGETIVVASGSNGKFVSRVDLDVRDGRMMGFRHKLIPIFSDVIAPNAEVAAAIDAERAPFLDELTEVIGKTADDTLLYRRGNFNGSWDDLICDALIQERDADISMSPGVRWGPSIMPGQDITREDIWNVTSMTYPNAYRTEMTGEFIHTIMEDVADNLFNTDPYYQQGGDMVRVGGMGYSIDVSKPIGQRVTDMTLLRTGEAIDPAKTYVVAGWASVNEGTEGPPIWDVVENHIRNLGTVQVKPNTSVKVSGA
- the soxA gene encoding sulfur oxidation c-type cytochrome SoxA, whose protein sequence is MKSLFKGGIAAVAILSAFAANADEEADLVINEEIEITVRTDAPAHLENLSTIYSGWVFRSTETQALQMDDFENPGMIFVDDAIAAWNTAEGTEGQSCAACHGAPEEMAGVRAVYPKWNDEAEEVRTIAMQVNGCRTEQMGADEWKYDGTEMLNMEALLASVSRGMPVNVAIDGPVQAMWEKGRELYYTRFGQLDLSCANCHEDNYGNNIRADHLSQGQINAFPTYRLKNAKLNGVQGRFRGCIRDTRAETYAVGSEEFIALELYVASRGNGLSVEGPSVRN
- the soxY gene encoding thiosulfate oxidation carrier protein SoxY: MKLTRRHTLMMAFGSALAAVMPFRAFAAVEDNIAAFTGGAAVGSEGITLIAPEIAENGNTVPIEVNAPGAEAIIVFAAGNPTPSVATFNFGPMAASQSAATRIRLAGTQDVVAIARMPDGSFVQASQEVKVTIGGCGG
- the soxZ gene encoding thiosulfate oxidation carrier complex protein SoxZ — its product is MADNVTPRVRVPRDATAGEEITIKTLISHPMESGQRKDGDGNVIPRSIINRFTCTFNGETVIDVTLEPAISTNPYFEFQAIVPESGTFEFTWYDDDGAVYTDSKDITVG
- the soxX gene encoding sulfur oxidation c-type cytochrome SoxX, coding for MKRILSTGVAIAIATVGFAEGMMPDDVVYSEYGEIEASLSGQPGDAAAGLEIMVSRGKGNCIACHQVTALEEYPFHGEVGPSLDGVGEYRTAAELRGIIANAKMTYEGTIMPAFYRTSGFTRPGNAFTGKAAEGELSPLLTAQEIEDVVAYLQTLKD